The following are from one region of the Sphingobium cloacae genome:
- a CDS encoding strawberry notch-like NTP hydrolase domain-containing protein gives MATHPLALTLPLDDPARTAAQGIADRLSEGCPVARNDLLAEMTSAFGGSSADGLWSLRDAYDVLELAQVLHLKNATLPADANARLAQLIAMTAALPTQSVRSETQIAFQQFSTPAPIGFLAAKAAAITAHDIVLEPSAGTGLLAVHAHLAGARLLLNDIDAWRTRLLRHAFPEGRLSTHDGELIDDMLDPQLVPSVVLLNPPFSRSQGRARDRHAALRHLRSALLRLAPGGRCAVILPDRIETEDADWLHATAGAHARLHLDLPPDAYAKHGTGQAVQLILLEKDGAGGSVPRQTCTTLGAALAAIDAMATPCAPQPQPISRPSGLFRGLTRRTRPVCSRAAVTLPTTRAVAYHRLDAPAPAGEPQGIYLPYRPSRLLIADAREHPSALVESQAMGSIAAPPVAYEPVLPARILDDGLLSDAQLETLIYAGAAFERDLPGRFISSEEGLSLSPAEAGNAYRTGFFLGDGTGAGKGRQVAGVILDQWLRGNRRHLWISKSETLVEDARRDWSALGGLPLDIQHLNQWKLGTPIALGDGILFLTYATLRSNRGDRGTRLRQLIEWMGEDFSGVIVFDEAHEMAGVAGGEGRFGATKGSEQGIAGVRLQNLAPRARILYASATGASDVNNLAYATRLGLWGPQTAFADRRAFVESLRRGGIAAMELIARDLKAQGLYAARALSFAGVEYDILEHRLSEEQIAVYNAYADAWAIIHNNLQAALAATRVTDGFSGATYNSGAKAAALSIFESTKQRFFGQILLSMKLPSLIPAIAADLARGDCAVVQLVSTSEAMLDRALADLSPEERAWLDIELSPREFLVDYLTAAFPVRQMRTYTDDSGTVRSEPMIDEAGQPVLCREAMAMRDQLLEQLCALPVVGSALDHIIGHFGTEAVAEVTGRSRRIVVDADGRQRIERRSARTNLAETDIFMRGEKRILIFSDAGGTGRSYHASLDAPNQSRRIHYLLEPGWRADAAIQGLGRTHRTHQACPPLFRPVSTDCRGERRFISTIARRLDSLGALTRGQRQTGGQGLFDPRDNLESDFARESLDQWFRLLFQAKLQSVHFDQFQALTGLNLAGEGGGLTETLPTIQRWLNRILALRIDLQNAIFDEYLGLIEARVEKAREAGTLDLGVETIAADRISILDRTVIRRDPVSGAETEILRIETEERYRPLTLERAHWLLADPEARGLINPRSGKAAICRPTFSLTDEEGRTVRRYELVRPTRTERHRQDLFAETHWTDVDRASFDEAWQAECDAMAAQTRTQIIYLVTGLLLPVWGKLPDDHVQVWRLTSDDGQSLLGRLIPAPLVERIASAFGIAAHVEIDLGARVEHVRTSGEIMPIGALRLKRALVAGDQRLELLDWKPEALPHLKAAGCFTEIIQHRTRLFVPPSRALEILARITD, from the coding sequence ATGGCCACACACCCCCTCGCGCTCACGCTGCCGCTCGATGATCCCGCCCGTACCGCTGCTCAAGGCATAGCCGACCGGCTGTCCGAAGGATGTCCGGTTGCACGTAACGACCTCCTTGCCGAAATGACCTCCGCTTTCGGTGGCTCGAGCGCCGATGGCCTGTGGTCATTGCGCGACGCCTACGATGTGCTCGAACTCGCGCAGGTCCTCCATCTGAAGAACGCGACGCTCCCGGCAGATGCGAATGCGCGGCTCGCCCAGCTGATCGCTATGACGGCGGCGCTTCCCACGCAAAGCGTGCGTAGCGAAACGCAGATCGCGTTCCAGCAATTCTCGACACCGGCGCCGATCGGCTTCCTTGCCGCCAAGGCAGCCGCGATCACGGCACACGATATCGTGCTCGAGCCCTCGGCCGGGACCGGCCTCCTGGCCGTACACGCCCATCTCGCCGGCGCGCGCCTCCTTCTCAATGATATCGATGCCTGGCGCACGCGTTTGCTGCGTCACGCCTTTCCCGAAGGCAGGCTGAGCACGCATGATGGCGAACTGATCGACGATATGCTCGATCCGCAACTGGTGCCGAGCGTCGTGCTCCTCAATCCGCCCTTCTCGCGAAGCCAGGGGCGCGCGCGCGATCGCCATGCCGCGCTTCGCCATTTGCGCTCCGCGCTGTTGCGGCTTGCTCCAGGCGGGCGCTGCGCCGTTATTCTCCCCGACCGCATCGAGACGGAGGACGCGGATTGGCTGCACGCCACTGCGGGCGCGCATGCCCGGCTGCATCTCGACCTGCCGCCCGATGCCTATGCCAAGCACGGCACCGGCCAGGCAGTCCAGCTCATACTCCTCGAAAAGGACGGGGCAGGGGGCTCGGTCCCGCGCCAGACCTGCACGACGCTCGGCGCTGCGCTTGCGGCCATCGATGCGATGGCGACCCCATGCGCGCCGCAGCCGCAGCCGATCTCCCGCCCCAGCGGATTGTTCCGGGGCCTCACGCGGCGGACCCGCCCCGTCTGCTCGCGTGCGGCGGTGACCCTGCCCACGACCCGCGCGGTCGCCTATCACCGTCTCGACGCGCCCGCACCCGCGGGCGAACCGCAAGGGATTTACCTGCCCTATCGGCCGAGCCGTCTGCTGATTGCCGATGCTCGTGAGCACCCAAGCGCGCTGGTCGAATCGCAGGCAATGGGATCGATTGCCGCACCCCCGGTCGCTTATGAACCCGTGCTGCCGGCCAGGATCCTGGACGACGGCCTGCTCTCGGACGCGCAGCTCGAAACGCTGATCTACGCTGGCGCGGCGTTCGAGCGCGATCTTCCCGGGCGGTTCATATCCAGCGAGGAGGGTCTTTCGCTGTCGCCGGCAGAGGCCGGTAACGCCTATCGGACCGGCTTTTTCCTTGGCGATGGCACGGGCGCCGGCAAGGGGCGGCAGGTGGCAGGCGTCATCCTCGACCAGTGGTTGCGTGGCAACCGCCGCCACCTCTGGATATCCAAGAGCGAGACGCTGGTCGAAGACGCTCGCCGGGACTGGTCGGCGCTTGGCGGCTTGCCGCTCGACATCCAGCATCTCAACCAGTGGAAGCTCGGCACCCCGATCGCGCTGGGCGATGGGATCCTCTTCCTGACCTATGCCACCCTGCGCTCCAACCGCGGCGACAGGGGCACGCGGCTGCGCCAGCTGATCGAATGGATGGGTGAGGATTTCAGCGGCGTCATCGTTTTCGACGAGGCGCATGAAATGGCCGGGGTGGCCGGCGGCGAGGGCCGGTTCGGCGCCACGAAAGGGTCCGAGCAGGGCATTGCCGGCGTCCGCCTGCAAAATCTCGCTCCGCGCGCCCGGATTCTCTACGCCTCGGCGACGGGCGCCTCGGATGTCAACAATCTTGCCTATGCGACACGCCTCGGATTGTGGGGACCGCAGACGGCCTTCGCCGACCGGCGGGCCTTCGTGGAATCCCTGCGCCGAGGCGGCATCGCGGCGATGGAGTTGATCGCCCGCGACCTCAAAGCGCAGGGCCTCTATGCCGCGCGGGCGCTCAGCTTCGCCGGCGTCGAATATGACATCCTCGAGCATCGGCTCAGCGAAGAACAGATCGCCGTCTACAATGCCTATGCCGATGCCTGGGCGATCATTCACAACAATCTGCAGGCCGCGCTCGCCGCCACGCGCGTCACCGACGGCTTCAGCGGTGCCACCTATAATAGCGGCGCGAAGGCCGCGGCATTGTCGATCTTCGAATCGACCAAGCAACGCTTCTTCGGCCAGATCCTGCTGTCGATGAAGCTGCCCTCGCTGATCCCGGCGATCGCCGCCGATCTCGCGCGCGGCGACTGCGCCGTCGTCCAGCTCGTGTCGACCTCGGAAGCGATGCTCGATCGTGCCCTTGCCGACCTGTCCCCCGAGGAGCGCGCCTGGCTCGATATCGAGCTGTCCCCGCGCGAATTCCTGGTCGATTATCTGACCGCGGCCTTTCCCGTGCGCCAGATGCGCACCTATACCGACGATAGCGGCACGGTGCGCTCGGAACCGATGATCGACGAGGCCGGGCAGCCCGTGCTGTGCCGGGAAGCGATGGCCATGCGCGACCAGCTCCTCGAGCAACTCTGTGCGCTGCCGGTCGTCGGCTCGGCGCTCGATCACATAATCGGGCATTTCGGGACGGAGGCTGTGGCCGAGGTGACGGGCCGCAGCCGGCGGATCGTCGTCGATGCCGACGGCCGTCAGCGGATCGAACGGCGCAGCGCGCGCACGAACCTCGCGGAGACCGACATCTTCATGCGCGGCGAAAAGCGCATCCTGATCTTCTCCGACGCCGGCGGCACGGGGCGGAGTTACCACGCCAGCCTCGACGCGCCCAATCAGAGCCGCCGCATTCACTATCTCCTCGAGCCCGGTTGGCGCGCGGACGCGGCGATCCAGGGGCTGGGCCGCACGCACCGCACCCACCAAGCCTGCCCGCCCTTGTTTCGGCCCGTTTCCACCGATTGCCGTGGCGAACGGCGGTTCATCTCGACCATCGCCCGGCGCCTCGACAGCCTGGGCGCGCTGACCCGTGGCCAACGCCAGACCGGCGGGCAGGGACTTTTCGACCCCCGCGACAATCTGGAGTCCGACTTCGCGCGGGAATCGCTCGACCAGTGGTTTCGCCTGCTGTTCCAGGCAAAACTCCAATCGGTCCACTTCGATCAGTTCCAGGCGCTCACCGGTTTGAACCTGGCCGGGGAGGGCGGGGGGCTCACCGAGACCTTGCCCACGATCCAGCGGTGGTTGAACCGCATCCTGGCGCTGCGCATCGACCTGCAGAACGCGATCTTCGACGAATATCTCGGCTTGATCGAAGCACGGGTGGAAAAGGCACGCGAGGCCGGCACCCTCGATCTTGGCGTCGAAACGATCGCGGCCGACCGTATTTCGATCCTCGACCGGACGGTGATCCGGCGCGATCCCGTGAGCGGCGCCGAAACCGAGATCCTGCGTATCGAAACCGAGGAGCGATATCGGCCGCTGACCCTGGAGCGAGCGCATTGGCTTCTGGCCGACCCGGAAGCGCGCGGGTTGATCAACCCGCGTTCCGGCAAGGCCGCCATTTGCCGGCCGACCTTCTCGCTGACGGACGAAGAGGGGCGGACCGTGCGCCGCTATGAGCTGGTGCGGCCGACGCGCACCGAACGGCACCGGCAGGACCTCTTCGCCGAAACCCATTGGACCGACGTGGACCGGGCGAGCTTCGACGAAGCCTGGCAGGCCGAATGCGACGCAATGGCGGCGCAGACGCGCACGCAGATCATCTATCTGGTCACTGGCCTGCTGCTTCCGGTGTGGGGCAAGCTGCCCGACGATCATGTCCAGGTCTGGCGGCTGACGAGCGATGACGGCCAGTCGCTTCTCGGGCGTCTTATTCCGGCGCCGCTGGTTGAGCGGATTGCCAGCGCATTCGGCATCGCGGCCCATGTCGAGATCGACCTCGGCGCGCGGGTCGAGCACGTCCGCACCTCGGGCGAGATCATGCCGATCGGAGCGCTGCGGCTGAAGCGCGCCTTGGTCGCCGGCGATCAACGCCTCGAATTGCTGGACTGGAAGCCCGAGGCGCTGCCGCATCTCAAGGCGGCGGGCTGCTTCACCGAGATCATCCAGCACCGCACGCGGCTGTTCGTTCCCCCGAGCCGCGCCCTCGAGATCCTCGCCAGGATCACGGACTGA
- a CDS encoding ParB/RepB/Spo0J family partition protein yields the protein MIQSVKVKNLSLSKDNVRKSNRDADLDSLADNIAAHGLLQNLVVTPLKKAGHFTVKAGGRRLRALQRLIDSGRLAGDHEVQVLVLEDDAGSAEASLAENFHRVAMNPADECSAFKHFLDKGASAEDVAKRFGVTTRFVEQRVRLAELAPLVFAALAAGEITLGVAQAYAVTPDVDRQARVFESMSRSYYGDNPDNIRRALLNGTVKATDAKARFVGREAYVGAGGRIERDLFGEDVDESWIDVELIEQLAAQKLEAAAEALAAEQKLAFVTPVLATHVPYDTECQLHEYHPPLRELSGDEQERVDSLSDEGDALIRELETELEDGTPEAEAASARLADIERELDTIEASRTMVDDAIKDQLGTFIYLAPDGSPRVHSRMFSERAIRQAGEDAEPEAPSGKVAASRLSATLVDELATQRRQILAAHVASDAGFALDLTIFLMAHRTVFASSYVRDHATLQAAAASFPIVSFRDEGSAASNVLTEQRQALDVSWAGGNTLSSRFDAFRQLDEQARADWLAHVMAQTLEPTLNVDDGGRRNGFHDHLGRLLDIDVAQWWRPDAQNFFGRVKKDVMLEALDEIGGPVLRGRYKDAKKGDLANACAALCSGQGIVEAEVREKALSWLPDEMRFGAIEKPESFRSYSAFLSDEDDSDGGAGEIAPDGDAGDFEQAA from the coding sequence ATGATCCAGTCCGTGAAGGTCAAGAACCTCTCGCTCTCGAAGGACAATGTCCGCAAATCCAATCGCGATGCCGACCTCGACAGCCTCGCCGACAATATCGCCGCGCATGGCCTGTTGCAGAATCTCGTGGTCACGCCGCTCAAGAAGGCAGGACATTTCACCGTCAAGGCGGGTGGCCGCCGCTTGCGGGCGCTCCAGCGGCTGATCGATTCAGGTCGGCTTGCCGGGGACCATGAGGTTCAGGTGCTGGTGCTCGAGGATGATGCTGGATCGGCCGAAGCGAGCCTTGCCGAGAATTTCCACCGCGTCGCGATGAACCCGGCGGATGAGTGCTCGGCTTTCAAGCACTTCCTCGACAAGGGCGCGAGTGCCGAGGATGTGGCGAAACGTTTCGGCGTCACGACCCGCTTCGTTGAGCAGCGGGTACGGCTTGCCGAACTGGCTCCTCTCGTATTCGCGGCGCTGGCGGCGGGCGAGATCACGCTGGGGGTCGCCCAGGCTTATGCCGTCACGCCCGACGTCGATCGCCAGGCGCGCGTGTTCGAGAGCATGAGCCGGTCCTATTATGGCGACAATCCCGACAATATCCGCCGTGCGCTCCTCAACGGAACGGTCAAGGCGACCGACGCCAAGGCACGGTTCGTCGGCCGCGAGGCCTATGTCGGCGCGGGCGGCCGGATCGAGCGCGACCTGTTCGGTGAAGATGTGGACGAGAGCTGGATCGACGTGGAGCTCATCGAGCAGCTGGCCGCCCAGAAGCTTGAAGCGGCCGCGGAAGCGCTCGCTGCCGAACAGAAGCTGGCGTTCGTGACGCCGGTTCTCGCGACGCATGTGCCCTATGATACGGAGTGCCAGCTCCACGAATATCATCCGCCGCTGCGCGAATTGAGCGGGGACGAGCAGGAGCGCGTCGATAGTCTCTCGGATGAGGGCGACGCGCTCATCCGCGAACTTGAGACCGAACTCGAGGACGGCACGCCCGAGGCCGAGGCGGCTTCGGCGCGTCTCGCCGACATCGAGCGGGAACTCGATACGATCGAGGCGTCGCGCACGATGGTCGATGATGCGATCAAGGACCAGCTGGGCACCTTCATCTATCTGGCGCCCGATGGCAGTCCGCGGGTGCACAGCCGCATGTTCAGCGAGCGCGCCATCCGGCAGGCGGGCGAGGATGCAGAACCCGAAGCACCGTCCGGCAAGGTCGCGGCCTCCCGGCTCAGCGCGACGCTGGTTGACGAACTCGCGACCCAGCGCCGGCAGATCCTGGCAGCCCATGTCGCCTCGGATGCCGGGTTCGCGCTCGATCTCACGATATTCCTGATGGCGCACCGGACGGTGTTCGCCAGCAGCTATGTCCGGGACCACGCGACGTTGCAGGCCGCCGCCGCGAGCTTCCCGATCGTCAGCTTCCGCGATGAAGGTAGCGCGGCGAGCAATGTCCTGACCGAACAGCGCCAGGCGCTCGATGTGAGCTGGGCAGGCGGGAACACGCTGTCGTCCCGCTTCGATGCCTTCCGGCAACTGGATGAACAGGCGCGCGCCGATTGGCTCGCCCATGTCATGGCGCAGACGCTGGAGCCGACACTCAACGTCGACGATGGCGGGCGCCGCAACGGCTTCCACGATCATCTCGGACGGCTGCTCGACATTGATGTCGCGCAATGGTGGCGGCCCGATGCCCAGAACTTTTTCGGGCGGGTGAAGAAGGACGTCATGCTCGAAGCGCTCGACGAGATCGGCGGGCCGGTGCTGCGCGGCCGATACAAGGACGCCAAGAAGGGTGACCTTGCCAATGCCTGCGCTGCGCTCTGTTCGGGGCAGGGCATCGTCGAGGCCGAAGTCCGGGAAAAGGCGCTCTCCTGGCTGCCCGACGAGATGCGGTTCGGCGCGATCGAAAAGCCCGAAAGCTTCCGGAGCTATTCCGCTTTCCTCAGCGATGAAGACGACAGCGACGGCGGGGCAGGGGAGATCGCCCCCGATGGCGATGCTGGCGACTTCGAACAGGCCGCCTGA